A DNA window from Guyparkeria halophila contains the following coding sequences:
- a CDS encoding cell division ATP-binding protein FtsE: MIEFANVSRRYANGQFGLQDINFRLPTGRMAFLTGHSGAGKSTLLRLIPALDRPTSGKVLIGGYDLNKMGRHQYPKLRRQIGVVFQDHHLLTDRLVFDNVALPLQVSGYLPGDVRRRVDAALDKVGLLGRQRARIEELSGGEQQRVNIARALVNRPRILLADEPTGNLDPDLSRDIFDRFFEFHAVGVTVLIASHDVELLKQYPVPRIALNEGRISAFEEADS, encoded by the coding sequence ATGATTGAGTTCGCCAATGTCTCCCGCCGCTACGCCAACGGGCAATTCGGTCTGCAGGACATCAACTTCCGCCTGCCCACCGGCCGAATGGCATTCCTTACCGGCCACTCCGGGGCCGGCAAGTCGACGCTGTTGCGCCTGATCCCGGCGCTCGACCGCCCCACCTCGGGCAAGGTGCTGATCGGCGGCTACGATCTCAACAAGATGGGCCGACACCAGTACCCCAAGCTGCGTCGGCAAATCGGCGTGGTTTTCCAAGACCACCACCTGCTGACCGACCGGCTCGTGTTCGACAACGTCGCCCTGCCCTTGCAGGTCTCCGGCTATCTGCCCGGTGATGTCCGGCGGCGCGTGGATGCCGCGCTCGACAAGGTCGGCTTGCTGGGCCGTCAGCGTGCCCGTATCGAGGAGCTCTCCGGCGGCGAACAGCAACGGGTCAACATCGCCCGCGCGCTGGTCAACCGACCGCGGATCCTGCTGGCCGACGAACCCACGGGTAACCTCGACCCCGACCTGTCGCGCGACATCTTCGACCGCTTCTTCGAATTCCACGCCGTCGGGGTGACCGTGTTGATTGCCAGTCACGACGTCGAGCTCCTCAAGCAATACCCGGTGCCGCGCATCGCCCTTAACGAGGGGCGCATCAGCGCATTCGAGGAGGCCGACTCATGA
- the flgM gene encoding flagellar biosynthesis anti-sigma factor FlgM: MANEINGFGPRNLGPNSSLDSSRSRTEAKGESQQATGSATTGIKEDDAVTLSSGASQLQEMGQALAESAPFDQAKVDLIKDLISQGEYQIDSGRIAEKLRQFETL, encoded by the coding sequence ATGGCAAACGAAATCAACGGCTTCGGCCCGCGCAATCTGGGCCCGAACTCCTCGCTGGACTCGTCCCGCAGTCGGACCGAGGCCAAGGGCGAGAGCCAACAGGCAACCGGCAGCGCGACGACGGGCATCAAGGAGGATGACGCCGTGACGCTCTCCAGCGGGGCTTCCCAGCTCCAGGAAATGGGCCAGGCGCTGGCCGAGTCCGCCCCATTCGATCAGGCCAAGGTCGATCTCATCAAGGATCTGATCAGCCAGGGCGAGTACCAGATCGACTCCGGCCGCATCGCCGAGAAGCTGCGCCAGTTCGAGACGCTGTAA
- a CDS encoding cell division protein FtsX: protein MSATATNDARGNSEKSRRPLAAWRRHHRQCLRGAFARLIRRPVGAWATILVLGVVLSLPALVMTLGHQVERLGAIWMSDAARMDIYLATDADETARQTLRDWLDRQATVAEQRVIPPEEGLEALTERLHIDGLEALESNPLPWVIELTLSDARPDTRLALAESLREQPAVAEFSSGDDWIQRLEQIRAFFDELGWWLLILLGMTVVFVVGNTLRLELHERRREIALIALIGGTERYMLRPLLYDGTLSGLLGGLVASGLVGLALSVTSGPIERFAASYGAAISPQLDPALVLLLMTAGALLGWLSAQVIGRFYIGRLSTP, encoded by the coding sequence ATGAGTGCCACGGCAACCAACGACGCTCGCGGCAACAGCGAGAAGAGCCGGCGACCGCTTGCAGCCTGGCGGCGTCACCATCGCCAGTGCCTGCGCGGGGCCTTTGCGCGACTGATCCGACGCCCGGTCGGTGCCTGGGCCACCATCCTGGTGCTGGGAGTCGTGCTCAGCCTGCCCGCGCTGGTGATGACCCTCGGCCACCAAGTCGAGCGGCTGGGCGCCATCTGGATGAGCGACGCCGCCCGCATGGACATCTACCTGGCCACCGATGCCGACGAGACCGCACGCCAGACACTGCGCGACTGGCTCGACCGACAGGCGACCGTGGCCGAGCAACGCGTCATCCCGCCCGAGGAGGGTCTGGAGGCGCTGACCGAGCGACTGCACATCGATGGCCTGGAGGCACTCGAGTCCAACCCGCTGCCGTGGGTGATCGAACTGACCCTGAGCGACGCGCGCCCCGACACCCGTCTGGCACTGGCCGAGAGTCTGCGCGAACAGCCAGCCGTGGCCGAATTTTCCTCCGGGGACGACTGGATCCAGCGCCTCGAGCAGATCCGCGCCTTCTTCGACGAACTGGGCTGGTGGCTCCTGATCCTGCTGGGCATGACCGTGGTGTTCGTCGTCGGCAACACCCTGAGGCTCGAACTGCACGAGCGCCGCCGCGAGATCGCACTGATCGCGCTGATCGGCGGCACGGAACGCTACATGCTGCGCCCGCTGCTCTACGACGGCACGCTGAGCGGCCTGCTCGGCGGATTGGTGGCCAGCGGGCTGGTCGGCCTGGCCCTGTCGGTCACCTCGGGTCCGATCGAGCGCTTCGCCGCGTCCTACGGCGCGGCCATCTCGCCCCAGCTCGACCCGGCGCTGGTCCTGCTCCTGATGACCGCCGGCGCCCTGCTTGGCTGGCTGTCGGCCCAGGTCATCGGACGGTTCTATATCGGCCGGCTGAGCACGCCATGA
- the flgN gene encoding flagellar export chaperone FlgN produces the protein MTQFDTSAPADQSPSPTDWLAGMLEPARALLEDHQALAALLRRQETPSLDEFDEVFRQIREHNQALAAAEQARLDWLTSVGEADTETALERENASARATWDELKSTARRFRDLSETNLMALRRIDHFLGERIDFLIQRDEPAGSLYTAGGTEHNAGSRGRTLGDA, from the coding sequence ATGACCCAGTTCGATACCAGCGCCCCCGCCGATCAATCCCCCTCGCCCACCGACTGGCTGGCCGGCATGCTCGAGCCGGCACGGGCGCTGCTCGAGGACCATCAGGCGCTCGCCGCCCTGCTGCGACGCCAGGAAACCCCGTCGCTCGACGAGTTCGACGAGGTGTTCCGGCAGATCCGCGAACACAACCAGGCACTGGCCGCGGCCGAGCAGGCTCGACTGGACTGGTTGACGTCCGTGGGTGAGGCCGACACCGAAACGGCACTGGAACGCGAGAACGCATCCGCGCGAGCTACCTGGGATGAACTGAAAAGCACCGCCCGCCGATTCCGTGATCTCTCGGAGACCAACCTGATGGCCCTACGGCGCATCGATCATTTCCTCGGCGAGCGGATCGACTTCTTGATCCAGCGCGACGAGCCGGCCGGCTCGCTCTACACCGCCGGCGGCACCGAGCACAACGCCGGCAGTCGCGGGCGGACGCTGGGCGACGCCTGA
- the ccoS gene encoding cbb3-type cytochrome oxidase assembly protein CcoS has product MEVLFLFVPLSMLVVAGLVWAAFWAIRNNQYEDLEGPAHRILMDDDDPKIPTNQETQGADAPDAESAGRARHEAGGKSPRAGGE; this is encoded by the coding sequence ATGGAAGTCCTGTTTCTGTTCGTGCCGTTGAGCATGCTGGTGGTCGCGGGCCTGGTCTGGGCCGCGTTCTGGGCGATCCGGAACAATCAGTACGAGGACCTGGAAGGTCCGGCACACCGTATTCTCATGGACGATGACGACCCCAAGATCCCGACCAATCAGGAGACGCAAGGCGCGGACGCGCCCGACGCCGAAAGCGCTGGCCGAGCGCGTCACGAGGCGGGGGGAAAGTCACCGCGCGCGGGTGGCGAATAA
- the htpX gene encoding protease HtpX yields MKRIGLFLLTNLAVIVVLMIVWFVISSVFGLGRTMDYQAGTINLTSTLVLAAVFGFGGSLISLLMSKWIAKKSVGAQVIEQPSSEGERWLVETVQRQAREAGIGMPEVAIYDSPEINAFATGASRNKALVAVSTGLLSNMTRDEAEAVLGHEVGHIANGDMITLTLIQGVVNTFVIFFARIVGFFVDRMIFKNEEGPGIGFFVTTIVAEIIFGILASTIVMWFSRQREFRADDAGARLAGREKMIAALERLKLNYDRPSDMPAQMQAFGIFGRGGKFGRLFMSHPPLDERIAALRAAKGQAQVA; encoded by the coding sequence ATGAAACGCATCGGCTTGTTCCTGCTGACTAACCTGGCCGTGATCGTCGTACTGATGATCGTCTGGTTCGTGATTTCCAGCGTCTTCGGTCTCGGCCGGACGATGGATTACCAGGCGGGTACCATCAACCTGACGTCCACGCTGGTGCTGGCTGCGGTGTTCGGCTTCGGCGGCTCACTGATCTCGCTGTTGATGTCCAAGTGGATCGCCAAGAAGAGCGTCGGCGCGCAGGTGATCGAGCAGCCGAGCTCCGAGGGCGAGCGCTGGCTGGTCGAGACCGTCCAGCGCCAGGCCCGCGAGGCCGGCATCGGCATGCCCGAGGTGGCCATCTACGACTCGCCCGAGATCAACGCCTTTGCCACCGGCGCAAGCCGCAACAAGGCGCTGGTCGCCGTCTCCACGGGGCTGCTTTCCAACATGACCCGTGACGAGGCCGAGGCCGTCCTGGGTCACGAGGTGGGCCACATTGCCAACGGCGACATGATTACCCTGACGTTGATTCAGGGGGTGGTGAACACCTTCGTGATCTTCTTCGCCCGCATCGTGGGTTTCTTCGTCGATCGCATGATCTTCAAGAACGAAGAGGGGCCGGGCATCGGCTTTTTCGTCACCACGATCGTGGCCGAAATCATCTTCGGCATCCTGGCGAGCACCATCGTCATGTGGTTCTCCCGTCAGCGGGAGTTCCGCGCCGACGACGCCGGCGCCCGTCTGGCCGGTCGCGAGAAGATGATCGCCGCACTCGAGCGTCTGAAGCTCAACTATGATCGACCGTCGGACATGCCGGCCCAGATGCAGGCCTTCGGCATCTTCGGTCGCGGCGGCAAGTTCGGCCGGCTGTTCATGTCGCACCCGCCGCTGGACGAGCGGATCGCGGCCCTGCGCGCGGCCAAAGGTCAGGCCCAGGTCGCCTGA
- the parC gene encoding DNA topoisomerase IV subunit A: MFEDSSSNEFERQSIGAFTEKAYLNYAMYVILDRALPHVADGLKPVQRRIVYAMSELGLSALAKHKKSARTVGDVLGKYHPHGDSACYEAMVLMAQPFSYRYPLIDGQGNFGSPDDPKSFAAMRYTESRLTRYAQTLLAEADQGTVDWVDNFDGTLTEPSLLPARLPNVLLNGSTGIAVGLSTDIPPHNLKEVVNACVALIENPEADVAALCKHVKGPDFPTEGEIITPPEDIRRMYETGTGNVRQRARYELESGQIVVTALPFQVSGSKILEQIAGQMHAKKLPLVTDLRDESDHESPTRLVIVPRSRQVDIEALMAHLFATTDLEKSYRINMNVITADGRPQVLNLRDMLTEWLAFRQATLRRRLEWRLAKIERRLEILAGLLIAFLNIDEVIAIIREAEDPKAELIARFELTELQADSILEIRLRQLAKIEEIAVKKEQAELAEEAEGIRTLLADKQALRGLMRDELVSDAKEYGDVRRSRLVTRESAQPLDETRLMTAEPVTVVLSHNGWIRAAKGHDVDPESLSYKAGDGYQAHIAGRSTQPTVVFDDTGRAYTLATHTLPSARGQGEPVTGRVTPPSGACFTALAMGEPEQRVVLWSPAGFGFVTSVGDLVGRQRAGKKVFSLPKGAVPGQPALPGKGFAYLAVATSDGHVLVVDADELPVLAKGKGNKLVALKAGAEIVAVAALGEDDGLRVTAGARTMTIKPADLALYRGKRAARGRSLPRGLTRVDALAAASASG; the protein is encoded by the coding sequence ATGTTCGAAGATTCAAGCAGCAACGAATTCGAGCGCCAGTCGATCGGCGCCTTCACGGAAAAGGCGTACCTCAACTACGCCATGTACGTCATCCTCGACCGGGCCCTGCCGCACGTCGCCGATGGCCTCAAGCCCGTGCAACGGCGCATCGTCTACGCCATGAGCGAGCTGGGGCTCTCGGCCCTGGCCAAGCACAAGAAGTCCGCGCGCACCGTGGGCGACGTGCTCGGCAAGTACCACCCCCACGGTGACTCGGCCTGCTACGAGGCCATGGTGCTGATGGCCCAGCCGTTCTCGTATCGCTACCCGCTGATCGACGGGCAGGGCAACTTCGGTTCGCCGGACGACCCCAAGTCGTTTGCCGCGATGCGCTACACCGAGTCGCGCCTGACCCGCTATGCCCAGACGCTGCTGGCCGAGGCCGACCAGGGCACGGTCGACTGGGTCGACAACTTCGACGGCACGCTTACCGAGCCATCGCTGCTGCCCGCGCGCCTGCCCAACGTGCTGCTGAACGGCTCGACCGGCATTGCCGTGGGCCTGTCGACCGACATCCCGCCGCACAACCTCAAGGAGGTGGTCAACGCCTGCGTGGCGCTGATCGAGAATCCCGAGGCCGACGTCGCGGCGCTGTGCAAGCACGTGAAGGGACCGGACTTTCCCACCGAGGGCGAGATCATCACGCCGCCCGAGGACATCCGCCGGATGTACGAGACGGGCACCGGCAACGTGCGCCAGCGGGCCCGTTACGAGCTCGAGTCGGGCCAGATCGTGGTCACCGCGTTGCCGTTTCAGGTCTCCGGTTCGAAGATCCTCGAGCAGATCGCCGGCCAGATGCACGCCAAGAAGCTGCCGCTGGTCACCGACCTGCGCGACGAGTCGGATCACGAATCGCCCACGCGGCTGGTGATCGTGCCGCGCAGCCGCCAGGTCGACATCGAGGCGCTGATGGCGCACCTGTTCGCGACCACCGATCTGGAGAAGAGCTACCGGATCAACATGAACGTGATCACCGCCGACGGGCGGCCGCAGGTGCTCAATCTCCGCGACATGCTGACCGAATGGCTCGCCTTCCGTCAGGCCACGCTGCGCCGCCGGCTCGAGTGGCGGTTGGCCAAGATCGAGCGCCGCCTCGAGATTCTCGCCGGCCTGCTGATCGCGTTCCTCAATATCGACGAGGTGATCGCGATCATCCGCGAGGCCGAGGACCCCAAGGCCGAGCTGATCGCCCGTTTCGAGCTGACCGAGCTGCAGGCCGACTCGATTCTCGAGATCCGACTGCGCCAACTGGCCAAGATCGAGGAGATCGCGGTCAAAAAGGAGCAGGCCGAGCTGGCCGAGGAGGCCGAGGGTATCCGCACGCTGTTGGCCGACAAGCAAGCGCTGCGGGGCCTGATGCGCGACGAGCTGGTCAGTGATGCCAAGGAGTACGGCGATGTGCGCCGCTCGCGGCTGGTCACGCGCGAATCGGCCCAGCCGCTCGACGAGACCCGCCTGATGACCGCCGAGCCGGTGACCGTGGTGCTGAGCCACAATGGCTGGATCCGGGCGGCCAAGGGCCATGACGTGGATCCCGAGTCACTGTCCTACAAAGCGGGGGATGGCTACCAGGCGCATATCGCCGGGCGTTCGACCCAGCCGACGGTGGTCTTCGACGACACCGGCCGCGCCTACACCCTGGCCACCCACACCCTGCCGTCGGCGCGGGGGCAGGGCGAGCCGGTGACCGGCCGGGTCACGCCGCCCTCCGGGGCGTGCTTCACCGCGCTGGCGATGGGCGAGCCCGAGCAGCGCGTGGTCCTCTGGTCGCCGGCCGGGTTCGGTTTTGTTACCTCGGTTGGCGACCTGGTGGGGCGCCAGCGCGCCGGCAAGAAGGTCTTCTCCCTGCCCAAGGGCGCCGTCCCCGGGCAGCCGGCACTGCCGGGCAAGGGGTTTGCCTACCTCGCCGTGGCCACCAGCGATGGTCACGTGCTGGTGGTGGATGCCGACGAGCTGCCGGTGCTGGCCAAGGGCAAGGGCAACAAGCTGGTGGCGCTGAAGGCCGGGGCGGAGATCGTCGCCGTGGCCGCATTGGGCGAGGACGATGGCCTGCGCGTGACCGCCGGGGCGCGCACCATGACCATCAAGCCGGCCGATCTGGCCCTGTATCGCGGCAAGCGGGCCGCACGCGGACGCAGCCTGCCGCGGGGGCTGACCCGTGTCGATGCCCTGGCTGCGGCCTCGGCCAGCGGTTGA
- the rsmD gene encoding 16S rRNA (guanine(966)-N(2))-methyltransferase RsmD, translated as MPSTPKGRGPARGEQVRIIGGEWRSRRLRFPSARDLRPTPDRVRETLFNWLGQGLPGWRVLDLFAGSGVLGMEALSRGAAWVGFVERSTRVARALEENLARLDASPERSSVWAMNARHWLSAVPETLDGPIDLVFLDPPFRQPDLLQGALDALVEAPWLAEDARVFVEGAALESLRLPGGFVVSRETRAGESRSVLLERRV; from the coding sequence ATGCCCAGCACACCGAAGGGGCGCGGCCCGGCGCGTGGCGAGCAGGTGCGCATCATCGGCGGGGAGTGGCGCTCGAGGCGCCTGCGCTTCCCGTCGGCGCGTGATCTCCGCCCGACACCTGATCGTGTACGCGAGACCTTGTTCAACTGGCTGGGGCAGGGCCTGCCGGGGTGGCGGGTGCTCGATCTGTTTGCCGGCAGCGGCGTGCTGGGTATGGAAGCGCTTTCACGCGGGGCCGCGTGGGTGGGGTTCGTCGAGCGTTCGACGCGGGTGGCCAGGGCGCTGGAGGAGAATCTGGCTCGCCTGGATGCCTCGCCGGAACGGTCCTCGGTTTGGGCCATGAATGCCCGCCATTGGTTGTCTGCGGTGCCCGAGACGCTGGATGGGCCGATCGATCTGGTCTTTCTCGACCCGCCGTTCCGTCAACCCGATTTGTTGCAAGGCGCGCTGGATGCCCTGGTCGAGGCACCCTGGCTGGCCGAGGATGCGCGGGTGTTTGTCGAGGGGGCGGCGCTCGAGTCCCTCAGGCTTCCGGGTGGGTTTGTCGTGAGCCGCGAGACGCGGGCAGGGGAGAGCCGCTCGGTATTGCTTGAACGGCGGGTTTGA
- the rpoH gene encoding RNA polymerase sigma factor RpoH has product MTDNKSRDINPSAGMTMPVIGDSLSQYLNEVRRLPVISVEEEQALGHRLKETGDIEAAQKLVLGHLRFVVHVARGYRGYGLPLADLIQEGNIGLMKAVKRFDPDQKVRLVTFAVHWIRAEIHEYILKNWRIVKVATTKAQRKLFFKMRQMKNSIGWLSKSQAEAMAEELDVPEREVMTMEARLYGRDMGLDTPAYDGSEDGEGPSYEQIMVDQDAPSVEDIASQRDDDDRVEAMTAALSTLDERSRDILSRRWLDEPKATLQTLADEYGVSAERIRQIETAALKKLRTALPQPA; this is encoded by the coding sequence ATGACAGACAACAAATCGCGGGACATCAACCCGTCCGCCGGCATGACCATGCCGGTGATCGGCGATTCGTTGTCGCAATACCTCAACGAAGTGCGTCGTCTACCCGTCATCTCCGTCGAGGAAGAACAGGCGCTGGGCCATCGACTGAAGGAAACCGGTGATATCGAGGCGGCACAGAAGCTCGTGCTCGGTCACCTGCGGTTCGTCGTGCATGTCGCGCGAGGCTACCGGGGCTACGGCCTGCCGCTGGCCGATCTGATCCAGGAAGGCAACATCGGCCTGATGAAGGCGGTCAAGCGCTTCGATCCGGACCAGAAGGTCCGCCTGGTGACGTTCGCGGTGCACTGGATCCGCGCCGAGATCCACGAGTACATTCTCAAGAACTGGCGGATCGTCAAGGTGGCAACCACCAAGGCGCAGCGCAAGCTGTTCTTCAAGATGCGCCAGATGAAGAATTCCATCGGCTGGCTGAGCAAGTCACAAGCCGAGGCGATGGCCGAGGAGCTCGACGTGCCCGAGCGCGAGGTCATGACCATGGAGGCCCGGCTCTACGGGCGTGACATGGGTCTCGACACCCCGGCGTACGACGGTTCGGAGGATGGCGAGGGCCCGTCCTACGAGCAGATCATGGTCGACCAGGACGCGCCTTCGGTCGAGGACATCGCCTCGCAGCGCGACGACGACGATCGGGTCGAGGCGATGACCGCCGCCCTTTCGACGCTCGATGAGCGCAGCCGCGACATCCTTTCCCGTCGCTGGCTGGACGAGCCCAAGGCTACCCTGCAGACGCTGGCCGACGAGTACGGCGTGTCGGCGGAGCGCATCCGCCAGATTGAGACGGCAGCACTCAAGAAGCTGCGCACCGCGCTGCCCCAGCCGGCCTGA
- a CDS encoding chemotaxis protein, with protein MKSNVMSSVDSRTQLAGRNRLELLVFGLGNDQRFGINVFKVREVIRCPKLTDVPHSDSSIRGIADVRGHTITVIDLSEAIGKGRMTDEQVQNAFVIITEYNRAVQGFLVHSVDRIVNLSWKEVLTPPSGTNNSNFLTAVARIDKQLVEIIDVEQIFARVVGVADTVSDDVIGEYGEIAKGSDLVLVVDDSVVARKQVERTLEQMHLKSVVTKNGQEAIDTLRRWKEKQPEQLERLAMVVSDIEMPTMDGYTLTSLIRQDSQLKGIYVILHSSLSGVFNESMVKQVGADRFIPKFHPDDLARVVGEALRRHEVHHAVDEA; from the coding sequence GTGAAAAGCAACGTGATGTCATCAGTCGATTCCCGTACCCAGCTCGCCGGTCGCAACCGACTGGAGTTGCTGGTGTTCGGCCTGGGCAACGATCAGCGTTTCGGGATCAATGTGTTCAAGGTCCGCGAGGTGATTCGTTGTCCCAAGCTGACTGACGTGCCGCACTCGGACAGCTCGATTCGCGGGATTGCCGACGTGCGTGGGCACACGATCACCGTCATCGATCTGTCGGAGGCGATCGGCAAGGGGCGCATGACGGACGAGCAGGTGCAGAACGCCTTCGTCATCATCACCGAGTACAACCGTGCCGTGCAGGGGTTCCTGGTGCATTCCGTCGATCGGATCGTCAACCTGTCCTGGAAGGAAGTGCTGACCCCGCCGAGTGGGACCAACAATTCCAACTTCCTGACGGCCGTGGCCCGTATCGACAAGCAACTGGTCGAGATCATCGACGTCGAGCAGATCTTCGCGCGCGTTGTTGGTGTGGCCGACACGGTCTCCGATGACGTGATCGGCGAATACGGCGAGATCGCCAAGGGGTCGGATCTGGTGCTGGTGGTCGACGACTCGGTGGTTGCCCGCAAGCAGGTGGAAAGAACGCTCGAGCAGATGCATCTCAAGTCGGTGGTCACCAAGAACGGCCAGGAGGCAATCGACACGCTCCGGCGCTGGAAGGAGAAGCAGCCCGAGCAACTCGAGCGGCTGGCCATGGTGGTCTCGGACATCGAGATGCCGACGATGGATGGTTACACGCTGACTTCTCTTATCCGCCAGGACTCGCAGCTCAAGGGCATCTACGTCATCCTGCATTCCTCCCTTAGTGGCGTGTTCAACGAAAGCATGGTCAAGCAGGTCGGTGCCGATCGCTTTATCCCGAAGTTTCATCCGGATGATCTGGCCCGGGTTGTGGGTGAAGCGCTCCGCCGCCACGAGGTGCACCACGCCGTGGACGAGGCTTGA
- the ftsY gene encoding signal recognition particle-docking protein FtsY: MFGFLRRKKRKNEAAEVHDDTPQDLNAAGSGGDDTATPAEPIAENDQPAPSPAASALQTDRPAESADAGAPTATPARDDDAGRQETDTESPSPDKAPAVAAPKPEQSGSLFSRLAKTRSGLTEGLGDLFLGKKQIDDDLIEELETRLIMADVGQATTAALIDELTDEVSRKHVNDPEHLFETLYRLMVERLEAVQPTEPPARRQSGRPHVMVVCGINGGGKTTSIGKLAHRFKAGGRDVTLAAADTFRAAAVEQLISWGERNDVRVIGEPGRGDPASVAFDAVSSAKARNSDLLIVDTAGRLHTQSGLMDELGKLIRVISKAEPEAPDEVLLVIDASIGQNALVQARQFNQAVKLTGLIVTKLDGTAKGGIVFAIADELGLPIHFIGVGEKAEDLRPFEPRAFVDALLDRQPD, translated from the coding sequence ATGTTCGGATTTCTCAGACGCAAGAAGCGCAAGAACGAAGCCGCCGAGGTCCACGACGACACCCCGCAGGACCTCAACGCGGCCGGTTCCGGCGGCGATGACACAGCGACTCCCGCCGAACCGATAGCCGAAAACGATCAACCAGCCCCATCGCCCGCTGCATCGGCCCTCCAAACCGACCGACCGGCCGAGTCCGCCGACGCTGGCGCACCGACCGCCACGCCGGCTCGGGATGACGACGCCGGGCGTCAGGAAACCGACACCGAGTCGCCATCCCCCGACAAAGCGCCTGCCGTAGCAGCGCCCAAGCCCGAACAATCCGGCTCGCTGTTCAGTCGACTGGCCAAAACCCGGTCGGGACTGACCGAGGGGCTGGGCGACCTGTTCCTCGGCAAGAAACAGATCGACGACGACCTGATCGAGGAACTGGAAACGCGCCTGATCATGGCCGACGTCGGTCAGGCAACCACCGCGGCCCTGATCGACGAATTGACCGACGAGGTCAGCCGCAAGCACGTCAACGACCCCGAGCATCTGTTCGAGACCCTCTACCGCCTGATGGTCGAGCGTCTTGAGGCGGTGCAGCCAACCGAGCCGCCGGCCCGTCGGCAGTCGGGGCGACCGCACGTGATGGTGGTCTGTGGCATCAATGGCGGTGGGAAGACCACCAGCATCGGCAAGCTCGCGCATCGCTTCAAGGCCGGGGGCCGCGACGTGACACTGGCGGCCGCCGATACCTTCCGCGCGGCGGCCGTCGAACAGCTGATCAGCTGGGGCGAGCGCAACGACGTGCGCGTGATCGGCGAACCGGGCCGCGGCGACCCGGCATCGGTCGCCTTCGACGCCGTGAGCTCGGCCAAGGCCCGCAACAGCGACCTGCTGATCGTCGACACCGCCGGACGGCTGCACACGCAATCCGGCCTGATGGACGAACTCGGCAAGCTGATCCGCGTGATCTCCAAGGCCGAACCCGAGGCACCCGACGAGGTGCTGCTGGTGATCGATGCCAGCATCGGCCAGAACGCACTCGTCCAGGCCCGGCAGTTCAACCAGGCGGTGAAGCTCACTGGCCTGATCGTCACCAAGCTCGACGGCACGGCCAAGGGCGGCATTGTCTTTGCCATCGCCGACGAACTCGGCCTGCCGATTCATTTCATCGGCGTGGGCGAGAAGGCCGAGGACCTGCGCCCATTCGAGCCGCGCGCCTTCGTCGACGCCCTGCTCGACCGTCAACCGGACTGA
- the flgA gene encoding flagellar basal body P-ring formation chaperone FlgA produces MSHSRVTAKPKDTLTGKALLRSIVVLAGWLLAPALALAESGNAPETVQIQVSQAMEAFLDAQGGGNDHLTLRAGRLDPRLRLGVCDQALEINEGRPLNLNRGRQTVKVSCHGNSPWRIYVPVELTRRQHAVVAARPLAAGDVLGLEDLDLATVDANRARRQYYTDPAELVGMMATQPLQSGQLVTAHNLGINAVVERGDLVSIQVGHGGFVVGSTGEVQGRAGVGQRVKVKNTGSGKVIEAVVIDSRTVEAIGR; encoded by the coding sequence ATGAGTCATTCCCGCGTCACCGCCAAACCGAAAGACACGCTGACCGGCAAGGCCTTGCTGCGTTCGATAGTGGTTCTGGCCGGCTGGTTGTTGGCACCGGCCTTGGCGCTGGCCGAATCGGGCAACGCCCCTGAGACCGTCCAGATTCAGGTCAGCCAGGCCATGGAGGCATTTCTTGACGCGCAGGGTGGCGGCAACGATCACCTCACGCTCAGAGCCGGGCGCCTCGACCCCCGATTACGCCTGGGGGTTTGCGACCAGGCACTGGAAATTAACGAGGGCCGCCCACTCAACCTCAATCGCGGCCGTCAAACGGTGAAGGTCAGTTGTCATGGCAACTCGCCGTGGCGCATCTACGTCCCGGTCGAACTCACCCGGCGTCAGCACGCGGTGGTTGCCGCCCGCCCGCTGGCCGCCGGTGACGTCCTCGGTCTCGAGGATCTCGATCTGGCCACCGTGGATGCCAACCGCGCCCGCCGTCAGTACTACACCGATCCGGCGGAACTTGTCGGCATGATGGCGACTCAACCCCTACAGTCGGGTCAATTGGTAACCGCACACAACCTGGGGATCAACGCGGTGGTCGAGCGCGGCGACCTCGTCTCCATCCAGGTCGGCCACGGCGGATTCGTGGTCGGCTCAACCGGCGAGGTCCAGGGCCGCGCCGGCGTGGGCCAGCGGGTCAAGGTGAAGAACACCGGCTCCGGCAAGGTAATTGAAGCGGTCGTCATCGACAGTCGCACGGTCGAGGCGATCGGCCGTTAA